TGGGTCTTGCCTTTCTGttaccgccgtgggttctgctcctggtttTTTCCGTCTTCCCGATATTCTCGTTGCTCCACAGATgattcataaccttctttccattcgtcagttcacttctgacaattcttgttcgattgaatttgactcttctggtttGACTGTGAAGGATTTGGCTACCCGGCGTCCACTGCTCCGATGTGACAGCACCGGGCCGCTCTACACCCTTCGTCTCCCACCTTCCGCTGCACCTTCCtcgacttcttcttcttcttcgtcatccGCCGCTttcgccgcgacgccgtcttccactaCCTGGCACCGCCGCCTTGGTCACCCCGGGCGCGATATTTTGGCTCGGCTTAGTCGTAGTACTGATGTCTCATGTACTAGGGTTTCTGCttagcacctctgtcatgcgtgccaggtaggtcgtcatgttagactttttttttcttcttcgcatgcgacgcatgcttTTGAGCTGATTCACTGTGATCTGTGGACATCACCTGTACTTAGCATCTCTGGATATAAGTACTATTTGGTGGTTGTTGATTATTTTcccattactcttggacttttcctttgcctGCCAAGTCTGAGACGTTTCCCACCCTCCTCCGCTTCTTTGCCTGGGCGTCCACTCAGTTCGGtctcaccattaaggccgtccagtgtgacaacgggcgggagttcgataactccacctcccgttctttctttttttctcggggtgttcagctgtgCATGTCTTGTCCGCTCTGTTACGCGGATACTCCTAGGAggtggcgtatccgtatccgatatgtatcggatacggatacgctcCGGATACGCCTCGGATACGTTTCTAACCGTATTCTGAAAAAACGGATACGTATTTGCTTGGATACGCGTATCCGATACTTTTGGGCCAGATGGGATACAGCCCAAAGCAGTAATCAGCTCACCCAAATGCTGTTTTGGTAGTAAGAGATGATACAAAATGATGAACTTGCTTCAATAGAACTGTAGAACTAGATGAGCAACAACTGAAGAACCCATTGTGGAATCAGTTGTGCTTTTAGAGAATGCTAGTTATAGAGGTAATGTTATATGGACATGCAAGTATTGCACATTTGAGTATATGAGAAGTTACTCAAGAGTAAAATCTCACTTGCTGAATATCTAtgtgatatttatatataattattaattatcctagccgtatccccgtatcagtattttttgggaaagtgcgtatccgcgtatccgatacgtatcgtatcCGATACACGTACCAGTATCCGTGTAACATagcttgtccgtatacctcttcccagaacggcaaggctgagcggatgattcgcacgacgaacgatgtCATGCggacccttctgatccaggcctctctgcctccCCGCTTCTGGGCCGAGAGTCTCCTCACCGCCACCTACCTCCACAACCGCCTCCCGTCCACTGCTAGCCCCGCTCCCACTCCCCACCACGCCCTGTTCGGTGCCCCTCCTCACTACGACCACCTCCGTGTCTTCTGGTGTGCGTGTTATCCTAACaccgccgccactgctcctcacaagctggcgccccgcttgACACAGTGTGTTTCTCGGTTACTCCCTTGACCACAAGGGGTATCGCTGCTTCGACCTCACTTCTCGCAGGGTCCTCATCTCCTGACACGTTGTCTTTGACGAGTCAGATTTccccttctccacctcctccacacgttctcctgaccccgagctggagtccctGTTTTCgtctgacccggtggttcagccatcGCTGACTGTCTACCCTGCAGGTTCTCCTgggacaccggcgccgcctccggtgATCCCTGTCGCGcctcgcgcggccccggtgccctccgccgcgccacgcgcggccccggcgccTGCTACCGTTCCACGCGCAGCCCCGGAGTCccccgccgcgccacgcgcggccccggcacGCTACGcccagccggtgcaggtgtaccggcgccgTTCGGTGCCCACACCGGCGCCGGACCCGACtccggcaccggcgcctccgaCGCCCagtacaccggagccgtcgccgtagccgcctccgccgactcgctctcgagtcgagccggcTGTGTACCACCCGctggtcatccatcgggatcctcgtcatatccatcccatggtgactcggcggatggcttcTCAGCCCGCGACTCTCTCGGCCACCGAGGGCGGGCCGCggatctctccggtaccctcctctgtccgcgacgccctggtggatcctcactggcgtcgcgcgatggaagaggagtacacggctctccttgccaaccagacgtgggacctcgtgccgcgtccccCTGGTTGCAACGTGGTGACCGggaagtggatctggacgcataagcgtcgggctgatggcaccctggatcgctacaaggctcgctgggttctccggggttttacccagcggcctggtgttgattatgatgagaccttcagtccggTGGTGAAGCcggctacggtgcgcacggtcttCTCGCTCGCACTCTCtcgctggatgtgaagaatgtcttTCTCcatggcactctgtcagagacggTATACTGCagtcagccagcgggatttgtggactcgagtcgtccggatatggtctgccggttcaacaagtctctctatggtctgaagcaggctcctcgggcttggtactctcggttcgccacgttcttgctgactttgGGCCTCACCGAGGCCAAGGCCGACACCTCTCTGTTCATCTATCgctgtggggatgagactgcctacctgctgctctacgttgatgatattgtgctcactGCCTCCAGTCAGTAGTTGCTCGAGCGCATCATCTcttctctgcagcaggagtttgctatgaaggatcttggtcagctccaccacttcctgGGCGTTACTGTTGAGACTCACCCGTCTGGCCTGTTCCTTCACCAGCGACAGTATGCTCTCgacattctggagcgggctgggatgactgactGCAAGccttgctccactcctgtcgacactcaggcgaagctgtctgctgatctgggtactcccgtggctgatcctactgacTACCGGAGCCTTGCCGGTGCactgcagtacctcaccttcacccagccggatctcacatatgccgttcagcaggtctatcttcatatgcatgatccccgggaggcTCACCTTGCGGCGCTAAAGcgcctcctccgctacgtccgtgaaACGGTTAGCTTCGGCTTGGATCTTCACCGCTCTCCCACCTCGGAGCTGGTCGTCTACACCGACGCCGACTGGGTTGGCTGCacggacactcgccgctccacctccggctacgccgtcttcctgggcggcaaccttgtctcctggtcgtccaaacggcagccggttgtctcccgctccagtgctgaagcggagtaccgggctgtcgctaacggcgtggcggaggcgtcctggcttcgacagctcttggcggagctctacagcccgctcgccaagagcacgctcgtctactgcgacaacgtcagcgccgtgtatctctccactaaCCCCGTCCAACATCaccggacgaagcatgtggagatcgacttgcacttcgtgcgcgacagggtcgccGTCGGCGATGTTCGAGTTCTCCATGTaccgaccacctcccagtttgccgacatcttcaccaagggccttccctcctcgacctttatggagtttcgctccagcctcaacgtagccggtggctagttgtggctgccggggggggggtatttgccctgtTCTTTCTTGttctccagtcttgaacaccgctgtgccGGAAGTTCAGACTGTGAGGGGGtgttgttggctttcttgttctccagtcttgaacaccgctgcgccggtagttcagactgcggggggggggggggggggggtgtcagTGTATattgtgagcccatgtatagtggcccatctagaggcccatctaTAGGATCTATATTACCCAccctctagggtttggaggaatacacacaattattctctccatcactTAGAACGAGCATATAAGCATACTGTACCGGTGAATATCTATTGTAAAGCCTTCTTTTGATAGAAACTCttcttttattttggaaaaaccACTAAAAACTGGAAGGTATGGATAGAGTGCCCTGTACTATTTCCTGATCTTAAGATGTAACTTAAACAAGtattccctccattccaaaatatAAGAGTTCaattttgtcctaagtcaaacttttCTATCTTTGAAAGTTTATAGAAAAAGTGTTTTAACATCTACTAGACCAAATAAATGTACTATCAAGACCCATTTCATAGTGTATTTATTGAAATTAAATCGGTGTGTAGAtgtttatgtatttttccataaacttggtcaaagttAGAGAAGTTTCACTTAGGACAGAACTAAAATGTTTTACATTCTAGAACGGAGCGACAAAGTAAGGATAAAGGAAGAAGAATTTTCTCTCTATTTGTTTTTTCCTTATCTGGATCAGTTTTAATTGTATTTTTTATGAACCTGTTAGGACTTAGGACGCTAAACCACACTTTCCAATAGAAGAATAGTCTGCGTAGATTCGATTATTTGCAATTACCTTTTATAGAAAGCAAGAGTAATTCATACTTCCATATGTATATATAAGTATGTTGGCCTCTTTACTGTAGGTCCTTATTTGTAGCTGTCCTGTTTGTATGTTCTAATCCTTCTAATTCTTTCCTTCTTGTAGCTTGGAGTAAACTCACTGCGAACGAGAGGAGCAAAGCTCTGAGAAAATGGTAGTTATGTAAAGTAGATTTTTTATGATTTGTAGCATGCACTTTTGAATTTGTTTGGATATTCATTCTGACTATATATATTCATAAAGGTATGATCTGATTATTGCACACAAGGAAGAGCTTGCACTTCTCATGACATTGGAGCAGGGGAAACCTTTGAAAGAAGCCCTTGGTGAGGTACTTCATTTAAATCATCCACTGATGTTTGTTTGTGCTAGTAATTTAAAAGGTTCTTTTGGAGGCTGATTAGTTGCTACTCCCCTGGTCAGGTAAATTATGGTGCAAGTTTCCTAGAATATTTTGCTGAGGAAGCAAAGCGTATATACGGTGATATCATCCCCCCTACTCTGTCAGATCGCAGACTGTTGGTTCTGAAGCAGGCAATATGCTGATACCTTTTCCTTTGTTACTTTTTTGATGATAGCTTACACTTCCTTGTCCGTTCACTTTATTAGCTTGTTGTATATTTTGTTTACGTTAGTTCATTATTGctttgccttgagcccttgTTTATCATTCAGTTTAATGTGTGTGTTTTACCATCATTGCTTAGCCGATGCATTGGTTTCTAAAGTGACACTGTCATGGTCAGCAGAAGGAAATTAATCAAGTTAGTACTGACAAAATATTAATATTGATTGCTTTCTGATCGTTGAATTCCCACCTAGGCGAATAATCAGTCCGCAGTTGGTGATGTCATGTTCTAGACGATGGCATCCTTTTATGAACCTCTGTTCGTTGCATccagccaacagtgtttttctctcacaccaaatcagcaccagccagcagtacttttctctcacaacaaatcagcaccagtcaccagccacagcacagcgaacagagACTTTCTCTTTGCAAGGGGACTCAAAATGTTCTTTTGGCTAACTGCTTAAAATGGGGTTTCACTTACAACTTTCTGGGAACTACAGATATTGCTGATTAATTCATGGCTTTAAGATTTTTACTTCTTACTTTAGCAAGTCCATATGTGGAAGGAGTTAATTTAATACAAATACAATTGCCACTTCCCAGTTCTTTGAGGTTTGAGCAAAGTAATATAGTTTGGTTATCATATTGACATAGTGTAATGAACTCTGACTGCAATGTAGTTGTTCATTTCTTGACTGGGTGTGTTGTTTCTGAACAAATGTTGTTgttctttatctttcttttgagtATTTATTACCATGTGGAGATTTACACATCATGTATCTCAATAttcctctctttttcctttGCACTGCAGCCTGTTGGGGTGGTTGGAGCTATTACACCATGGAATTTTCCATTAGCAATGATAACCAGAAAGGTCTGTAGCCATGCAGTATATTTATTCCTTGGTAAAATGTTAAAAATGTAATGATGGCTAAGGCAGTACACTTTTTGCATACATGGTTTTTGGGCAGGTTGGACCAGCTTTGGCCTGTGGCTGCACTGTTGTTGTCAAGCCATCAGAATTCACACCTCTGACAGCATTGGCTGCAGCAGACCTTGCTCTTCAAGCTGGAATACCAGCGGTAATCATATCAAGATCTCAATCATTCCAATCTTATTTGAGTTTTTATTTCTTGTGGTTGCATATTAATTAATGCATTAATCAAAGTAAGGGTTCCTAAGTATGGAGTAGAAACCAAAAACATCAGTGGCTTTTCATGTAAAGTTATCCATCACCTACCAAATCCAAATGCACTAATTTGTTTTGAACAGAAAATCATCACACTAAATCAAATCACCAAACCTGATGCAAGCAATTCATAGCTCCAATCCTACAGAAGTAGGGGATGGAGAATCATATTTTACAACGCATTGAAACAAATCTCTTCTTTTACTTGCAACTGGAAAATCTTCTCCGCTATTGATTATCTAAATGATTTTGTTCAGTTGGTGTTTCTTTGTCATCAATTTAACCTCTCGTGAACTTATTCTTTCATTCAGGGTGCACTAAATGTTGTGATGGGTAATGCTCCTGAGATAGGTGATGCACTACTGCAGAGTACACAGGTTTTATTTCCTCCCATCTTGTCTTACATCtacattttttttgtctttaATAGATTAGGTAGGAATAATTGTGGTTGACACTATAATATACCTTTTTATTAGGTCAGAACGATTACATTCACTGGATCAACAGCTGTTGGCAAAAAATTGATGGCAGGATCTGCAAATACCGTGAAAAAGGTGTAGTGATAATTGTAATGAAAGTTTCTTGTGCAATGTTTATAGCTATCTTCCCGTACATCATATATGTTAGCCACTTGTTGTTTTGATACTAATTTTTTTATGATGAAATAATACTGTGATTATGCTATATACCCTTGAATTCTTATTGAATAGTGTTAGCGCGCCCCAcatagccaacccgaccataaaacccaggtgttatagtgggaggggtgggggcttttaagTTTTAACCATAGTCCatcattccccctacggcgtgcgagcccggcgtagcccgcagtaggttctagtgcccggcgtagcccgcagcaggtctcagcacacgagaggcgcaggggaaatcgcgcagcggaaatgcgtggccgggtgggttcgaacccgggacctcggctctggtaccatgttagcgcgccctacctagccaacccgaccataaaacccaggtgttatagtgggaggggtggtggCTTTTATCCCGCAGCAGGTTCtagtgcccggcgtagcccgcagcgtgtctcagcacacgagaggcgcaggggaaattgcgcagcggaaatgcgtggccgggtggGTTTGAACCCGAGACCTCTGCTCTGATACTatgttagcgcgccccacctagccaacccgaccataaaacccaggtgttatagtgggaggggtgggggcttttatccatagtccatcaaATAGCACCCTACTGCATGCTATATACCCTTGTTGTGCGTACTCTTTCATAGACATCTATTCCCTACGTctcaaattataggttgttttggcttttctaagtAAGTAGCTTATACCATGCACCTGAATGTACCCTATGTCTAGATACGTAGTTTTGGAATGCAGTACAAAGCATCCAATATTGAAAAAGGGGTTAAATGCAGTTCATAAATCAGCCAAGAAACACCAGCTTTCTGGAACCTGGTGGTGGTTCTGGCCAGTTCTGGTTATCAAATCATTTGTTCAGGTAGCATACTAGATTCAGAACTACAACTATTTCACCTAAAAACCAACAAAACTACAACTTTCGACATTTATCACAGAACTACAAATATTTTGACATTTGGTACCACAAAACACAACTCGTTTGATACTTGGTACTATGAAATAGTTGTAGTTTTGTGTTCTTCGGTGCCCAGTGTCATAGTCTGTAAACTGTAGTTTTATGGTTATTGAGTCAAATTGTTGTAGTTCTGAAATTCACTACTCTTTTAGATCTGATGTACACAGACTTCTAGTTTTGTAAGAAACCTAATTGCTTTTTGACAGCTAGGTATTATTACACATCAATAATGCATTACTCTAATGTCTTCTCTTCTACTTTTTGGTAGACTATTGTTTATAACATGTTATAGCCTGTTTTGATAGGGAGGATTGTGTTAGGAAACTATAAGATTTTTCTTTTAAACTCGAACTGATATCTAAAAGTTTTGCATATCCTTGTAAGTGTTAGCGAGGCTATTAGTGGGCTGGCCTTTGGGCCGTGGCGCCCAGCCTAGGCGGCTAGAGCTGCCcattgggtttatggtaattgatCTAGATTAGGCAAGGATCTCCGTTGATTAGGTGTATTCTATAAACCCTAGATGATCCTTGCCTATATAATGTACTCCTTGTACTCTCATTAATCAATCACCAATTTCCCGAGTCATATTTGCTTTCAGTAAGGCATTCTTGTATCTAAGCAACATCTTTTCACTCGGAGGTTAAgtgttacttttttttttgaacattaCCTGAAATTTTGTATGCTGTCATTTTATTCTGAGATCTTCTAATGTTGATGCTCACAGCAATAATTATTTTCCAGGTCTCTTTGGAACTTGGTGGGAACGCACCTTGCATTGTTTTTGATGATGCAGACATCGATGTTGCTGTTAAAGGAAGTGTAAGTAAATTTGAACCTCACTTTACAGCTATCTTATGTGTGGTACTAGCATACAATCCAGTATCTCTAGTTCGCATGATGGGTGAACTTGACATTAGCTGTGATTAATTTGTAAATAATCTGTAAGATCTTAAAATTTACCATATACTTTCGAGCCTACCATTTTGTTCCTTTGTGGTACTGATGTGCGAGATAGAAAAAAATGACGCCATCTTCTCTAAATTGTCCACTTTTGGTAAACACAATGCATTATGAATACTATTTAGTTTTGGACTTATGTTCTAGTGAGATAAAAAAGGCATATCCTTAATCTTGTGTCGGAAGCCCCACTGTAGATTATTGCAAAAATACAGTGACTGCCTGGTCCGTCTCTTTAAGGGTCAGTATCTACATCATGCAGCTTTCTGCCTCGCTTAGTGTGTACGGTGGGACTTCTTTGTTTTTTATCGACTTCTACAAGCTCCAGGCAGAAATATTTCACATGTTCTGTGTAGTATTTATGTTTAGAGTACACAAAAATTTCCATCATTAATTGTTAACCACATGAAGGAGTGTTTGACACTGATCTAACTGCTGATGTTCAAGTATTTAAGGGTCTATCAACAGAACCTATCAATCTATACCTCATTAGAGACAATactttgttttattttgttgttgAAGACTTCCATTGCCCTTTGCATTATGATGTTATTAATATTCACCAACTCCATATGTGTGCAGCTTGCTGCCAAGTTCCGTAACAGTGGACAGACATGTGTTTGTGCAAACAGGATATTGGTGCAAGAAGGTATATTGATCATTTATGTGATTTGGATGTTACTGGGGCCTCGTTTCTTCCATCACAAAGTTGTATGTTGCATCTATAGGTATATACGAAAAATTTGCAAGCGCATTCATCAAGGCTGTTCAGAGTTTGCATGTTGGTAATGGGCTAGAAGAGAGTACATCACAGGTACAGAGTTCTTATAATTATCATTTTCATCATGATAAATGATCGAGTTGCATTTCAAGTTTGTTTTTCTTGTGTTTGTTGCTTAAACACTGTTTTGCATTCAAAGTTTATGAGCTGTTTAAACCTAATATTACAATCCTTAGATTCCTTACCAAACTTTCTTTCACATTCTTGTGTTGCCATGCGCTGATTTTTCTGATGTGCTctgttctctatttttttttctcgaacacgcaggagagctgtgtatctttgcattaagaagaatctgTTCTCTATTTTGTTTACCTAATATGATACTTTTTTAgcatttataattttatatacCCTTGACTTAGGAGTTCCAGTTCCTTTCATATGCAGGGTCCTCTGATTAATGAAGCTGCTGTCCAAAAGGTGCATATTTTACCCACTAATAAACCCCATGCTACTTAGTATCCCCCCTCCTCCCTGAAGTGAGCAATTCCTCATATCTTTTATTTGTTGgcctatttttttctctctaggTGGAGAAGTTCATAAATGATGCGACTTCAAAGGTATTCTTAATCACCATAAGTATGCATTTCCCTCCAAATCCAGAAGGAATGtattgaaaagaaaaataaggaACTGGACAGGTTTCTGCCCCCAGGCCCTGTTGGTTTGTCCGGACTCAGGAAGTCAGGATACCCAGTTTCTGGGACTTGATAGTTGGCTGAAATCGGAGCAGTCTGAATTGGTTATAACCAGGCCTAACATCTTGTGCTTTTGCTTCGTCATTGAGAACTGGGAACTTGTTTGTTTGGTGTTGATCACTTGATCTGCTCACAGCATGTGAAGTACCCTCTCCAATCATTTTGTAGGGAGCAAACATCATGCTAGGTGGTAAAAGGCACAGCCTGGGGATGACATTTTATGAGCCAACTGTAGTAGGGAATGTCAGCAATGATATGCTTCTTTTCAGGTAAAGTTTACAGTTGGACCTTCCATCCTCAGCAATTACAATTTACAATAGTACCTTGTTTTAGTGCACAGATTCTACTTTCATGCGAGAATAAATGCTATATACATTGGGTAGGAGTCTGACACTTTAGAGCTCTTAATCCTTTTCCCTTCGTTCTATTTTGCTTCAGGGAAGAAGTTTTTGGCCCAGTTGCACCTCTTATACCATTCAAAACTGAGGAAGAAGCAATCCATTTGGCCAATGATACAAACGCAGGTTCATTAACAGTCTCTAGTGCACCAATAATAATCAATTGCTCTTGAGTAACTTGCCACGCTTTTGAACAAAAATACATGTCAGCATAATTGGCAGGGTGTACCTTAGCAAGGAAATTTTAATAGAGCTAAGTAGGATGAACATAGCAACTTCTATTTGTTTCTTGATCCTAGAGGCTGCAATATACTATATagcgtttttcttttcttgatgtTAAGGCCCAGAAATAGTAGGCTGTACTTCAATGACATTTAGGTCCATTTTATATTGCAACCTCTTTGAATGTCCTAAACTGAAATATGCTGAGAACTGTGCTCATACTGCTAGATGGAAGATGTGGACCATTGTTTGCaaagtttacatttttctggTCATGTCTGATCTTTAGCATTTCTATATTTTTGCTGAATGTGCAGGCTTAGCTGCATACATATTTACCAAGAGCATACCTCGTTCGTGGCGTGTCTCTGAATCTCTCGAATACGGCTTAGTTGGGGTAAACGAGGGAATTATTTCAACAGAGGTAAGAAGCAGCCAATAAGACAGTACACGATAGCCTAATTTGTGGCTAGTGCATCAATAATAATCTTCCTTATTCAGGTGGCACCATTTGGTGGAGTAAAGCAGTCTGGTCTTGGGAGAGAAGGATCAAAATACGGGGTTGACGAATTCCTGGAGGTTGGTTA
This window of the Panicum virgatum strain AP13 chromosome 1K, P.virgatum_v5, whole genome shotgun sequence genome carries:
- the LOC120667033 gene encoding succinate-semialdehyde dehydrogenase, mitochondrial-like, with the protein product MAKAMMTLRRAAALGARHILTASSRVVPLRHMSADAGAAMEKIRAAGLLRTQGLIAGQWVDAYDGKTIEVQNPATGDVLANVSCMGSRETSDAIASANSTFYSWSKLTANERSKALRKWYDLIIAHKEELALLMTLEQGKPLKEALGEVNYGASFLEYFAEEAKRIYGDIIPPTLSDRRLLVLKQPVGVVGAITPWNFPLAMITRKVGPALACGCTVVVKPSEFTPLTALAAADLALQAGIPAGALNVVMGNAPEIGDALLQSTQVRTITFTGSTAVGKKLMAGSANTVKKVSLELGGNAPCIVFDDADIDVAVKGSLAAKFRNSGQTCVCANRILVQEGIYEKFASAFIKAVQSLHVGNGLEESTSQGPLINEAAVQKVEKFINDATSKGANIMLGGKRHSLGMTFYEPTVVGNVSNDMLLFREEVFGPVAPLIPFKTEEEAIHLANDTNAGLAAYIFTKSIPRSWRVSESLEYGLVGVNEGIISTEVAPFGGVKQSGLGREGSKYGVDEFLELKYICMGNMS